One Cohnella candidum genomic region harbors:
- a CDS encoding alpha-glycosidase — protein sequence MLKEAIYHRPKNNWSYAYDRRNIHIRIRTKRGDVERVDLLHGDKYNWHVIGHETTAMRVFAQDALFDYWQAEVQPQYRRLKYGFLLQAGKEKLWLNEQGFHEKEPNHNLYFEFPFLNPADVFQPSAWVKDAVFYQIFPERFANGDRSNDPEGVEPWGGEPEPFNYFGGDLQGVIDHLDHLERLGVNAIYFNPLFAARTNHKYDTEDYLKVDAHFGTNETLKELVKECHSRGIRVLLDAVFNHSGRTFAPFVDVLEKGADSKYADWFHVREFPLEVRDGIPTYDAFAFEKHMPKLNTENEDVQKYLLEVARYWIEEVDVDGWRLDVANEVDHRFWRKFREVVKAAKPEAYILGEIWHDSLPWLGGDQFDAVMNYPLTEAILDYAVRGTRDGRQFADLAGYLLAAYPQQATEAAFNLLGSHDTPRLLTLSQGDKRKVRLGSVIQFTMAGTPCIYYGDEIGMDGGQDPGCRKCMVWEEDKQDAELFAFFAELVRLRKAHRALRDGSFEMLSSEEGRSAIAYLREADGERFIVALNAGKRKASLAVALPEAAAPEVVFGEGTAELRGRKLHVALPPLGYAIVRVL from the coding sequence ATGCTCAAGGAAGCGATTTACCACCGTCCGAAAAACAACTGGTCCTACGCCTACGACCGTCGCAACATTCATATCCGCATCCGCACCAAGCGGGGAGACGTCGAACGGGTGGACCTGCTCCACGGGGATAAGTACAATTGGCACGTCATCGGGCACGAAACGACGGCGATGCGCGTGTTCGCGCAGGATGCGCTGTTCGATTATTGGCAAGCCGAGGTACAGCCGCAGTACCGCCGCCTCAAATACGGGTTTCTCCTGCAAGCCGGCAAAGAGAAGCTGTGGCTCAACGAGCAAGGCTTCCACGAGAAAGAGCCGAATCACAATTTGTATTTCGAGTTTCCGTTCCTCAATCCTGCCGACGTGTTTCAACCTTCGGCTTGGGTAAAGGATGCGGTGTTCTATCAGATCTTCCCGGAGAGGTTCGCCAACGGGGATCGGTCCAACGATCCGGAAGGCGTCGAGCCTTGGGGCGGGGAACCGGAGCCGTTCAACTATTTCGGCGGCGACCTGCAGGGGGTCATCGACCATCTCGACCATCTGGAGCGGCTCGGCGTGAACGCGATCTACTTCAACCCGCTGTTTGCCGCGAGAACGAACCACAAATACGATACCGAGGATTATTTGAAGGTCGACGCGCATTTCGGCACGAACGAAACGTTGAAGGAACTCGTAAAGGAATGCCATTCCCGCGGGATCCGCGTGCTGCTGGACGCCGTGTTCAACCATAGCGGCCGCACGTTCGCTCCGTTCGTCGATGTGCTGGAGAAAGGCGCCGATTCCAAGTACGCGGATTGGTTCCACGTCCGTGAGTTCCCGCTCGAGGTGCGGGACGGCATCCCCACCTACGACGCGTTCGCTTTCGAAAAGCACATGCCGAAGCTCAACACGGAAAATGAGGATGTCCAAAAATATCTGCTCGAGGTCGCGCGCTACTGGATCGAGGAAGTCGACGTTGACGGATGGCGGCTGGACGTGGCCAACGAGGTTGACCACCGTTTTTGGCGTAAGTTCCGCGAGGTCGTGAAGGCCGCGAAGCCGGAAGCTTACATTCTCGGCGAGATTTGGCATGACTCCCTGCCGTGGCTGGGCGGCGATCAGTTCGACGCGGTCATGAACTACCCGCTGACGGAAGCGATCCTTGATTATGCGGTGCGAGGAACACGGGACGGCCGACAGTTCGCCGACCTGGCCGGGTACCTGCTGGCCGCTTATCCGCAGCAGGCGACGGAGGCGGCGTTCAACTTGCTGGGGAGCCACGACACTCCTCGCCTGCTGACCCTGAGCCAAGGGGATAAGCGGAAGGTGCGGCTGGGCTCGGTCATCCAATTCACGATGGCCGGCACTCCCTGTATCTACTATGGCGACGAGATCGGCATGGACGGCGGACAGGATCCGGGTTGCCGTAAATGTATGGTATGGGAAGAGGATAAGCAGGACGCCGAGCTGTTCGCGTTTTTCGCGGAGCTGGTGCGATTGCGCAAAGCGCATCGGGCGCTGCGGGACGGAAGCTTCGAGATGCTGTCGTCCGAGGAGGGCCGGTCCGCGATCGCGTATTTGCGGGAAGCGGACGGCGAGCGCTTCATCGTTGCGCTGAACGCGGGCAAGCGCAAGGCTTCGCTGGCGGTCGCGCTGCCGGAAGCTGCTGCGCCGGAGGTTGTGTTCGGCGAAGGAACCGCCGAGCTCCGCGGGCGAAAGCTGCATGTTGCGCTGCCGCCGCTGGGGTACGCGATCGTTAGAGTGTTATAG
- a CDS encoding alpha-amylase family glycosyl hydrolase: MSRLKRIVSVVSVLALSAAVAACSVGGGGGKNDKPKASAQSNVYYEIFVRSFADSNGDGIGDLNGITAKLDYLNDGRPGEGNDLGVDGIWLMPINPSPSYHGYDVTDYRAVNPDYGTMDDLKKLVSEAHKRGIKVIMDLVVNHTSSENPWFIDSASGKDSAHRNWYVWAEDSGRETAGSSAAGASEAWHEKNGSHYLGIFWEGMPDLNFDEPAVRQEIISVGKFWLEQGVDGFRLDAAKHIYEDLNTDKNNKTLNKSVAWWSEFKQAMQQVKPDVYLVGEVWDATARVGPFLKALDSAFNFDLAGNLIGAAQNESASNLGYTLSRIHEFYNKQSDGKFIEAPILSNHDQTRVMTALKGNLDHAKTAAAMLLTMPGKPFIYYGEELGMTGDKPDERIREPFPWKRAPGDPEETKWEPATGRGDGSVSVEAEVETPGSLLDRYRTLISWRSQDAALRSNVIGEYDADNASVMAYTRGAGEEKRLVLTNLSGKPQTVAIKSSKADPTEYAKIAFTTDEKAELKDGQLALPPYSTAVLKP, from the coding sequence TTTTCGTCCGGTCGTTCGCCGATTCGAACGGCGACGGCATCGGCGATTTGAACGGAATCACCGCGAAGCTGGATTACCTGAACGACGGCAGGCCGGGCGAAGGCAACGATCTCGGCGTTGACGGCATCTGGCTGATGCCGATCAACCCATCGCCTTCCTACCATGGTTACGACGTGACGGACTATCGCGCGGTGAACCCGGATTACGGCACGATGGACGATTTGAAGAAACTCGTGTCCGAAGCGCATAAACGCGGAATCAAGGTGATCATGGACCTCGTCGTGAACCATACGAGCTCCGAGAATCCGTGGTTCATCGATTCCGCTTCCGGCAAGGACAGCGCACACCGGAACTGGTACGTATGGGCGGAGGATTCCGGCCGCGAAACGGCCGGCTCCAGCGCCGCGGGCGCTTCGGAAGCCTGGCACGAGAAGAACGGCAGCCATTATCTCGGGATTTTCTGGGAAGGCATGCCGGACTTGAACTTCGACGAGCCGGCCGTCCGGCAGGAGATCATCTCCGTCGGCAAGTTCTGGCTCGAGCAGGGGGTCGACGGCTTCCGGCTGGATGCGGCAAAGCATATCTACGAGGATTTGAACACCGACAAGAACAACAAGACGCTGAACAAGAGCGTCGCTTGGTGGTCGGAGTTCAAGCAGGCGATGCAGCAGGTAAAGCCGGACGTTTACTTGGTCGGAGAGGTATGGGACGCTACCGCGAGAGTCGGCCCTTTCCTGAAGGCGCTCGACTCGGCGTTCAACTTCGATCTGGCCGGCAACCTCATCGGCGCCGCCCAGAACGAAAGCGCGTCGAACCTGGGATACACGTTGTCCCGCATCCATGAATTCTATAACAAGCAATCCGACGGCAAATTCATCGAAGCGCCGATCTTGTCCAATCATGACCAAACGCGCGTCATGACGGCCTTGAAAGGCAATTTGGACCATGCCAAAACCGCGGCCGCCATGCTCCTGACGATGCCGGGCAAACCGTTCATCTACTACGGCGAAGAGCTCGGCATGACCGGCGACAAGCCGGACGAGCGGATCCGCGAGCCATTTCCGTGGAAGCGCGCCCCCGGCGATCCCGAGGAGACGAAATGGGAACCGGCGACCGGACGCGGAGACGGTTCGGTATCGGTCGAAGCGGAAGTGGAGACCCCCGGCTCCCTTCTGGACCGTTATCGGACGCTGATCTCCTGGCGTTCTCAGGATGCTGCGTTGCGCAGCAACGTCATCGGCGAATACGATGCGGATAACGCCTCCGTAATGGCGTACACCCGCGGCGCGGGCGAGGAGAAGCGGCTCGTGCTGACGAACTTGTCGGGCAAGCCGCAGACCGTGGCGATCAAGTCTTCGAAGGCCGATCCGACCGAGTATGCGAAGATCGCCTTCACGACGGACGAGAAGGCAGAGCTGAAAGACGGCCAATTGGCGCTGCCGCCGTACTCGACCGCCGTTTTAAAGCCTTGA